A part of Aegilops tauschii subsp. strangulata cultivar AL8/78 chromosome 2, Aet v6.0, whole genome shotgun sequence genomic DNA contains:
- the LOC141041047 gene encoding protein FAR-RED IMPAIRED RESPONSE 1-like encodes MKQEEIMDASRGDNAEDAGGGRMHEEDNAARTPSNNFAYPNIMETESAGIDAAIEGSNMEAYSTPRPPLQGTKFDTLESARDHYNIYACRTGFAIRQQFKKERVDGTISRVLLEEQDFLRVLHGCNIETARQMQLMSWFYGSAKDVPYTTQDIANQRAKFRLEHRHTDVGSTIAYFQEMRAKDSYFYWRIKLDDEDRVENLFWIDHHAGHMQIWVWLRSKQTKENFVWLFNTFLHAMGGVAPKTIITDQDFAMRSAIDKRWAMMDEYGQSDNEHFHWLWENRKCWAPVYYMKHFFPFLQTAARSEGFNDVLKEYVNPNNSLFEFATQYTAIQEKVMVAVTKEQVDAIYKEADMYSLNPIELQM; translated from the exons ATGAAGCAGGAGGAGATAATGGATGCTAGCAGAGGAGATAATGCAGAAGATGCAGGAGGAGGGAGAATGCATGAAGAAGATAATGCAGCGCGCACACCAAGCAACAATTTTGCGTACCCAAACATCATGGAAACAG AATCTGCTGGGATCGACGCTGCTATAGAAGGCAGCAACATGGAGGCATATTCCACACCTAGGCCACCTTTACAAGGGACAAAATTTGATACTCTGGAGAGCGCACGTGACCACTACAACATCTACGCGTGCAGGACTGGCTTTGCAATTAGGCAGCAATTCAAGAAAGAGAGGGTTGATGGAACTATAAGCAGGGTGCTCCTA GAGGAGCAGGACTTCTTGAGGGTTCTGCACGGATGCAACATTGAGACTGCGAGACAGATGCAGCTGATGTCATGGTTCTACGGAAGCGCTAAAGACGTACCCTACACGACACAAGACATTGCTAATCAACGAGCTAAGTTCCGCTTAGAGCACCGCCACACGGACGTTGGGAGCACAATTGCGTACTTCCAAGAGATGAGGGCCAAAGATTCATATTTCTACTGGAGAATCAAGCTTGATGATGAGGACAGGGTTGAGAACTTGTTCTGGATTGATCATCACGCAGGGCATATGCAGA TTTGGGTGTGGCTTCGTTCGAAACAAACTAAGGAGAACTTTGTGTGGCTGTTTAACACATTCCTCCATGCAATGGGTGGTGTTGCCCCAAAAACCATCATCACAGACCAGGACTTTGCAATGAGGAGTGCGATCGACAAG AGGTGGGCAATGATGGATGAATATGGCCAGAGCGACAACGAACATTTTCACTGGCTATGGGAAAATAGAAAATGTTGGGCCCCGGTGTACTACATGAAGCATTTCTTTCCATTCTTGCAGACAGCTGCAAGGAGCGAGGGATTCAATGATGTGCTCAAGGAGTATGTGAACCCCAACAACTCATTGTTTGAATTCGCGACTCAATACACTGCAATCCAGGAGAAAGTAATGGTGGCTGTGACGAAAGAGCAAGTGGACGCAATTTACAAAGAGGCAGACATGTATTCATTGAACCCAATCGAGTTGCAGATGTGA